The Xiphophorus hellerii strain 12219 chromosome 22, Xiphophorus_hellerii-4.1, whole genome shotgun sequence genome has a window encoding:
- the abcc2 gene encoding ATP-binding cassette sub-family C member 2 isoform X2: MCAASLKEYCGSDFWNESYLEREDPDLPVCLEQTVLVWIPLGFLWLSAPWNLMSLCKRSQINTKHRTKLYLCKQLVVFLLFLTAIGGLIVTLVEDFGPNSSTEKISAVYYTNPVLFAVTWILLLLCQEGVRRKEKAVDSTSLFLFWLLLVLCDIFPFQTLLREALRLVRDVPRFSLFYISFVLEVIALILSALADISPEEKELVKKNPEAGAAFLSRITFNWINSMVVKGYKKPLVQEDMWELNEADSTSYISQRFNHHMQFELGKARIRFQKELKDKLLKNRGKSMEGPSQSNGLGKGVNQDVMMMEEKGKKDDENKKKKKKKEDINYPNSWLVTTIYKTFKWLLIESAFFKLLQDLLAFASPQLLKLMISFTQDKSSYAWEGYLYAVLLLVVALLQSLFLQQYFQRCFVLGMKVRTALMAAVYKKALVMSNDNRKESTVGETVNLMSADAQRFNDVTNFIHLLWSCPLQIIVSIVFLWLELGPSTLAGLLVMVLMVPINGFLATKARNFQIENMKFKDKRMKIMNEMLNGIKILKLFAWEPSFQSQVEDIRGDELKVMKKFAYLTSVSTFIFTCAPALVSLATFAVFVGVSSNNILTAEKAFTSISLFNILRFPLAMLPMLIASIVQTAVSKKRLEKFLGGDDLDSDIVRHDPSFNSAINISDGSFAWEKDSEPLLKNVSLDIKPGRLVAVVGAVGSGKSSLMSALLGEMHSTKGFINIRGSLAFVPQQAWIQNATLRDNILFGSPYEEQRFEDVLEACALGPDLKLLSAGDLTEIGEKGINLSGGQKQRVSLARAAYSEADILLLDDPLSAVDSHVGKHLFDKVIGPKGILQNKTRVLVTHGISFLPYVDEVVVLVNGQVSEVGSYQSLRASKGAFSEFLDTYAKEQSNQTHSKEDDYQTITDLEIIAERDDTQADSPPEDAVSITLKRENSIRRSQRGTRSSFRLRKDSTLKPTEDVGETKKGQRLIEKETMETGQVKFSVYLQYLRAMGWGYTFWIFFIYFIQNVAFIGQNLWLSDWTNDAADYYNITYPSHKRDTRVGVFGALGLAQGILVFIGTLLLANASVNASRILHSRLLNNILRVPMLFFDTTPIGRVVNRFAKDIFTVDEAIPQSFRSWILCLLGVLGTLFVICLATPFFTIIIIPLAVIYFFVQRFYVATSRQLRRLDSVSRSPIYSHFGETVSGLSVIRAYKHQERFLKHNEVTIDENLKSVYPWIVSNRWLAIRLEFLGNLVVFFAALFAVISRNSLDSGLVGLSISYALNVTQTLNWLVRMTSELETNIVAVERVSEYSELENEAPWVTELRPSEKWPEAGRLQFVDYKVRYRPELDLVLKGISCDIGSTEKIGIVGRTGAGKSSLTNCLFRIIEAADGHILIDDVDISKIGLHDLRNRLTIIPQDPVLFSGTLRMNLDPFDKFSDGELWRVLELSHLKDYVAGLKEGLKHEVAEGGENLSVGQRQLLCLARALLRKSRILILDEATAAVDLETDDLIQNTIRKEFSHCTVLTIAHRLHSIMDSSRVMVLDAGQIVEFDSPSNLMQKRGHFYSMAKDAGITAESLTAL; the protein is encoded by the exons ATGTGTGCTGCGTCTCTGAAGGAGTACTGCGGGTCAGACTTTTGG AATGAGTCCTATTTGGAGAGAGAGGACCCTGACCTCCCAGTATGTCTGGAACAGACAGTTCTGGTCTGGATCCCTCTGGGGTTCCTTTGGCTAAGCGCTCCATGGAACCTCATGTCTTTATGTAAAAGatcacaaataaatacaaaacatcgGACTAAGCTCTACCTCTGCAAACAG cttgttgtgtttctgttgtttctgaCGGCCATTGGAGGCCTGATTGTCACATTAGTAGAAGATTTTGGTCCAAACAGCTCAACAGAGAAAATTTCTGCTGTATACTACACAAACCCAGTCCTCTTTGCTGTCACATGG attctcCTGCTGTTGTGTCAAGAAGGAGTGAGACGAAAAGAAAAAGCAGTAGACTctacttctctttttcttttctggctTCTCCTCGTCCTCTGTGACATTTTCCCTTTCCAGACCCTCCTACGGGAAGCTCTTAGGCTG GTCAGAGATGTTCCTCGTTTCTCTCTTTTCTACATTTCCTTTGTTCTGGAGGTGATAGCACTCATTCTCTCCGCTTTGGCTGACATCTCTCCAGAGGAAAAGGAGCTTGTGAAAAAg AATCCAGAGGCTGGTGCAGCATTTTTGAGCAGAATCACTTTTAACTGGATCAACAG CATGGTGGTGAAAGGCTACAAAAAGCCTCTGGTTCAGGAGGACATGTGGGAGCTGAATGAGGCGGACAGCACCTCCTACATCAGTCAGCGTTTCAATCATCACATGCAGTTTGAGTTGGGTAAAGCTCGGATCCGATTTCAAAAAGAGCTGAAGGATAAACTGCTCAAAAATCGAGGCAAATCTATGGAAGGACCTTCTCAAAGCAACGGTCTGGGGAAAGGTGTGAATCAGGATGTAATGATGATG gaggaaaaaggaaagaaagatgatgaaaataagaagaagaagaaaaagaaagaggacaTAAATTATCCAAATTCATGGCTGGTTACCACCATCTACAAGACATTTAAATGGCTCCTGATTGAATCTGCCTTCTTCAAACTTCTGCAGGATCTTCTGGCTTTTGCCAGTCCTCAACTCCTGAA gTTGATGATCTCCTTCACTCAAGACAAATCCAGCTATGCCTGGGAAGGGTATTTGTatgctgtgctgctgctggtggtggctCTTCTACAATCATTGTTCTTGCAGCAGTATTTCCAGCGATGCTTTGTTCTGGGGATGAAGGTTCGAACTGCCCTCATGGCTGCCGTGTACAAGAAG GCGTTGGTGATGTCTAATGACAACCGCAAAGAGTCAACAGTTGGAGAAACTGTGAATCTTATGTCAGCAGACGCCCAGCGCTTCAACGACGTGACCAACTTCATCCACCTGCTGTGGTCCTGCCCTCTGCAGATCATTGTGTCCATCGTTTTCTTGTGGTTGGAGTTGGGACCTTCAACACTAGCTGGGCTGCTAGTAATGGTCCTAATGGTGCCAATTAATGGATTTTTAGCAACCAAAGCCAGAAATTTCCAG ATAGAAAACATGAAGTTCAAAGACAAGAGAATGAAGATAATGAACGAAATGCTCAATGGAATCAAG ATTCTGAAGCTGTTTGCATGGGAGCCGTCCTTCCAGAGTCAAGTTGAAGATATCAGAGGAGATGAACTGAAGGTGATGAAGAAGTTTGCCTATCTCACATCCGTCTCCACTTTCATCTTCACCTGTGCCCCTGCTTTG GTTTCTCTGGCCacatttgctgtgtttgttgGCGTGAGCTCAAACAACATATTAACTGCTGAGAAAGCCTTCACTTCAATCTCTCTGTTCAACATTCTACGATTTCCGCTGGCCATGCTTCCGATGCTTATTGCTTCCATTGTACAG ACAGCGGTGTCTAAAAAGAGGCTGGAGAAGTTTCTCGGAGGAGATGATCTTGACAGTGACATCGTGCGTCATGACCCTAGTTTTA attctGCTATCAACATATCCGATGGGTCCTTTGCATGGGAAAAAGACTCTGAGCCTCTACTGAAAAA TGTGTCGCTGGATATCAAACCTGGTCGGCTGGTAGCCGTAGTGGGAGCTGTGGGCTCAGGGAAATCATCACTCATGTCAGCCCTCCTAGGGGAGATGCACAGCACCAAAGGCTTCATCAACATTCGG GGCTCTCTTGCATTTGTACCACAGCAAGCTTGGATCCAAAATGCCACTCTGCGGGATAACATCTTGTTTGGCTCTCCTTATGAAGAGCAGAGGTTCGAAGACGTACTGGAGGCATGTGCTTTGGGCCCCGACCTCAAGCTGCTGTCTGCAGGAGACCTCACTGAGATTGGAGAAAAG GGTATCAATCTCTCAGGAGGTCAGAAACAGCGTGTCAGCTTGGCCAGAGCAGCTTACAGTGAGGCTGATATTTTACTGTTAGATGACCCCCTGTCTGCTGTGGACTCACATGTTGGAAAGCATCTATTTGATAAAGTTATTGGACCCAAAGGAATTCTACAAAACAAG actcGTGTCCTGGTGACTCACGGAATTAGCTTCCTGCCTTACGTAGATGAGGTAGTAGTTTTAGTAAACGGACAGGTTTCCGAGGTTGGTTCCTACCAGAGCCTTCGTGCTAGTAAAGGGgctttttcagagtttttggaCACATATGCCAAAGAGCAAAGTAATCAGACACATTCAAAAGAAG ACGATTACCAAACTATAACAGACTTAGAAATCATCGCTGAGAGAGATGACACTCAGGCAGACTCTCCTCCAGAGGACGCTGTTTCTATCAcactgaaaagagaaaacagcatCCGTCGCAGCCAAAGAGGAACTCGCTCCAG tttcagATTAAGGAAAGACAGCACTTTAAAACCAACTGAAGATGTTGGTGAGACAAAGAAAGGTCAAAGGCTAATAGAGAAGGAGACTATGGAAACGGGGCAG GTAAAATTCTCAGTGTATCTCCAGTACCTGAGAGCCATGGGATGGGGATATACTTTTTGGATCTTCTTCATTTACTTCATCCAGAATGTTGCATTCATTGGTCAAAACTTGTGGCTGAGTGACTGGACAAATGATGCAGCAGATTACTATAACATCACATACCCTTCCCATAAGAGGGACACCAGAGTAGGAGTGTTTGGTGCTCTTGGACTGGCTCAAG GTATTTTAGTGTTCATTGGCACACTTCTCCTAGCCAATGCCTCAGTTAACGCTTCTCGGATTCTGCATTCAAGACTGCTAAACAACATTCTCAGAGTCCCTATGCTTTTCTTTGACACAACACCAATTGGGAGAGTCGTCAACCGATTTGCCAAG GACATATTCACAGTAGATGAGGCCATCCCTCAATCGTTCCGCTCCTGGATCTTGTGTCTACTAGGCGTCCTGGGGACACTGTTTGTCATCTGTCTGGCGACTCCGTTCTTCACCATCATTATCATTCCTCTGGCTgtgatttacttttttgtgcAG CGATTCTACGTAGCAACTTCACGACAGCTGCGCCGCCTGGACTCAGTGTCTCGCTCGCCTATATACTCTCACTTTGGTGAGACTGTGTCAGGTCTGTCTGTAATAAGAGCTTACAAACATCAGGAGCGCTTCCTGAAACACAATGAAGTAACTATTgatgaaaacctgaaaagtgtctATCCGTGGATCGTGTCAAACAG ATGGCTGGCCATCCGCCTGGAGTTTCTGGGAAACCTTGTGGTGTTTTTTGCTGCTCTTTTTGCTGTAATATCCAGGAACTCCCTTGATAGTGGCCTGGTTGGTCTGTCCATATCATACGCCCTTAAT GTAACTCAAACTCTCAACTGGCTGGTAAGGATGACCTCAGAGCTGGAGACTAATATTGTAGCTGTGGAGAGAGTCAGTGAATACTCTGAGCTTGAGAATGAG GCTCCCTGGGTGACTGAGCTTCGGCCTTCAGAGAAGTGGCCTGAAGCAGGAAGGCTCCAGTTTGTAGACTACAAGGTCCGATACAGACCTGAACTGGACCTGGTCCTGAAAGGGATTTCCTGTGATATTGGCAGCACTGAGAAG ATTGGTATAGTGGGCCGCACTGGAGCTGGAAAATCAAGCCTGACAAACTGCCTGTTTCGCATAATTGAAGCAGCTGATGGACATATCCTCATTGATGATGTAGATATCTCTAAAATTGGACTGCATGATCTAAGAAACAGACTCACAATCATCCCACAG GATCCAGTCTTGTTCTCTGGGACACTGAGGATGAACTTGGATCCATTTGACAAATTCAGCGATGGGGAGCTCTGGAGAGTGCTTGAGCTGTCTCATCTGAAGGATTATGTAGCTGGGCTGAAGGAAGGATTAAAGCATGAGGTTGCAGAGGGAGGAGAAAACCTCAG TGTTGGTCAGAGGCAGCTGCTGTGCCTGGCTCGGGCTCTGCTGAGAAAGTCTCGAATCCTGATCCTGGATGAGGCCACTGCAGCCGTTGACCTGGAGACAGACGACCTGATTCAGAATACAATCCGCAAAGAGTTCTCCCACTGCACGGTGCTCACCATCGCCCACCGTCTGCACAGCATCATGGACAGCTCCAG GGTGATGGTCCTTGATGCTGGTCAAATTGTAGAATTTGATTCTCCAAGCAATCTGATGCAAAAGAGAGGCCATTTCTACTCGATGGCAAAAGATGCTGGAATAACAGCAGAAAGCCTAACAGCTCTCTAA
- the abcc2 gene encoding ATP-binding cassette sub-family C member 2 isoform X1 → MCAASLKEYCGSDFWNESYLEREDPDLPVCLEQTVLVWIPLGFLWLSAPWNLMSLCKRSQINTKHRTKLYLCKQLVVFLLFLTAIGGLIVTLVEDFGPNSSTEKISAVYYTNPVLFAVTWILLLLCQEGVRRKEKAVDSTSLFLFWLLLVLCDIFPFQTLLREALRLGQVRDVPRFSLFYISFVLEVIALILSALADISPEEKELVKKNPEAGAAFLSRITFNWINSMVVKGYKKPLVQEDMWELNEADSTSYISQRFNHHMQFELGKARIRFQKELKDKLLKNRGKSMEGPSQSNGLGKGVNQDVMMMEEKGKKDDENKKKKKKKEDINYPNSWLVTTIYKTFKWLLIESAFFKLLQDLLAFASPQLLKLMISFTQDKSSYAWEGYLYAVLLLVVALLQSLFLQQYFQRCFVLGMKVRTALMAAVYKKALVMSNDNRKESTVGETVNLMSADAQRFNDVTNFIHLLWSCPLQIIVSIVFLWLELGPSTLAGLLVMVLMVPINGFLATKARNFQIENMKFKDKRMKIMNEMLNGIKILKLFAWEPSFQSQVEDIRGDELKVMKKFAYLTSVSTFIFTCAPALVSLATFAVFVGVSSNNILTAEKAFTSISLFNILRFPLAMLPMLIASIVQTAVSKKRLEKFLGGDDLDSDIVRHDPSFNSAINISDGSFAWEKDSEPLLKNVSLDIKPGRLVAVVGAVGSGKSSLMSALLGEMHSTKGFINIRGSLAFVPQQAWIQNATLRDNILFGSPYEEQRFEDVLEACALGPDLKLLSAGDLTEIGEKGINLSGGQKQRVSLARAAYSEADILLLDDPLSAVDSHVGKHLFDKVIGPKGILQNKTRVLVTHGISFLPYVDEVVVLVNGQVSEVGSYQSLRASKGAFSEFLDTYAKEQSNQTHSKEDDYQTITDLEIIAERDDTQADSPPEDAVSITLKRENSIRRSQRGTRSSFRLRKDSTLKPTEDVGETKKGQRLIEKETMETGQVKFSVYLQYLRAMGWGYTFWIFFIYFIQNVAFIGQNLWLSDWTNDAADYYNITYPSHKRDTRVGVFGALGLAQGILVFIGTLLLANASVNASRILHSRLLNNILRVPMLFFDTTPIGRVVNRFAKDIFTVDEAIPQSFRSWILCLLGVLGTLFVICLATPFFTIIIIPLAVIYFFVQRFYVATSRQLRRLDSVSRSPIYSHFGETVSGLSVIRAYKHQERFLKHNEVTIDENLKSVYPWIVSNRWLAIRLEFLGNLVVFFAALFAVISRNSLDSGLVGLSISYALNVTQTLNWLVRMTSELETNIVAVERVSEYSELENEAPWVTELRPSEKWPEAGRLQFVDYKVRYRPELDLVLKGISCDIGSTEKIGIVGRTGAGKSSLTNCLFRIIEAADGHILIDDVDISKIGLHDLRNRLTIIPQDPVLFSGTLRMNLDPFDKFSDGELWRVLELSHLKDYVAGLKEGLKHEVAEGGENLSVGQRQLLCLARALLRKSRILILDEATAAVDLETDDLIQNTIRKEFSHCTVLTIAHRLHSIMDSSRVMVLDAGQIVEFDSPSNLMQKRGHFYSMAKDAGITAESLTAL, encoded by the exons ATGTGTGCTGCGTCTCTGAAGGAGTACTGCGGGTCAGACTTTTGG AATGAGTCCTATTTGGAGAGAGAGGACCCTGACCTCCCAGTATGTCTGGAACAGACAGTTCTGGTCTGGATCCCTCTGGGGTTCCTTTGGCTAAGCGCTCCATGGAACCTCATGTCTTTATGTAAAAGatcacaaataaatacaaaacatcgGACTAAGCTCTACCTCTGCAAACAG cttgttgtgtttctgttgtttctgaCGGCCATTGGAGGCCTGATTGTCACATTAGTAGAAGATTTTGGTCCAAACAGCTCAACAGAGAAAATTTCTGCTGTATACTACACAAACCCAGTCCTCTTTGCTGTCACATGG attctcCTGCTGTTGTGTCAAGAAGGAGTGAGACGAAAAGAAAAAGCAGTAGACTctacttctctttttcttttctggctTCTCCTCGTCCTCTGTGACATTTTCCCTTTCCAGACCCTCCTACGGGAAGCTCTTAGGCTG GGACAGGTCAGAGATGTTCCTCGTTTCTCTCTTTTCTACATTTCCTTTGTTCTGGAGGTGATAGCACTCATTCTCTCCGCTTTGGCTGACATCTCTCCAGAGGAAAAGGAGCTTGTGAAAAAg AATCCAGAGGCTGGTGCAGCATTTTTGAGCAGAATCACTTTTAACTGGATCAACAG CATGGTGGTGAAAGGCTACAAAAAGCCTCTGGTTCAGGAGGACATGTGGGAGCTGAATGAGGCGGACAGCACCTCCTACATCAGTCAGCGTTTCAATCATCACATGCAGTTTGAGTTGGGTAAAGCTCGGATCCGATTTCAAAAAGAGCTGAAGGATAAACTGCTCAAAAATCGAGGCAAATCTATGGAAGGACCTTCTCAAAGCAACGGTCTGGGGAAAGGTGTGAATCAGGATGTAATGATGATG gaggaaaaaggaaagaaagatgatgaaaataagaagaagaagaaaaagaaagaggacaTAAATTATCCAAATTCATGGCTGGTTACCACCATCTACAAGACATTTAAATGGCTCCTGATTGAATCTGCCTTCTTCAAACTTCTGCAGGATCTTCTGGCTTTTGCCAGTCCTCAACTCCTGAA gTTGATGATCTCCTTCACTCAAGACAAATCCAGCTATGCCTGGGAAGGGTATTTGTatgctgtgctgctgctggtggtggctCTTCTACAATCATTGTTCTTGCAGCAGTATTTCCAGCGATGCTTTGTTCTGGGGATGAAGGTTCGAACTGCCCTCATGGCTGCCGTGTACAAGAAG GCGTTGGTGATGTCTAATGACAACCGCAAAGAGTCAACAGTTGGAGAAACTGTGAATCTTATGTCAGCAGACGCCCAGCGCTTCAACGACGTGACCAACTTCATCCACCTGCTGTGGTCCTGCCCTCTGCAGATCATTGTGTCCATCGTTTTCTTGTGGTTGGAGTTGGGACCTTCAACACTAGCTGGGCTGCTAGTAATGGTCCTAATGGTGCCAATTAATGGATTTTTAGCAACCAAAGCCAGAAATTTCCAG ATAGAAAACATGAAGTTCAAAGACAAGAGAATGAAGATAATGAACGAAATGCTCAATGGAATCAAG ATTCTGAAGCTGTTTGCATGGGAGCCGTCCTTCCAGAGTCAAGTTGAAGATATCAGAGGAGATGAACTGAAGGTGATGAAGAAGTTTGCCTATCTCACATCCGTCTCCACTTTCATCTTCACCTGTGCCCCTGCTTTG GTTTCTCTGGCCacatttgctgtgtttgttgGCGTGAGCTCAAACAACATATTAACTGCTGAGAAAGCCTTCACTTCAATCTCTCTGTTCAACATTCTACGATTTCCGCTGGCCATGCTTCCGATGCTTATTGCTTCCATTGTACAG ACAGCGGTGTCTAAAAAGAGGCTGGAGAAGTTTCTCGGAGGAGATGATCTTGACAGTGACATCGTGCGTCATGACCCTAGTTTTA attctGCTATCAACATATCCGATGGGTCCTTTGCATGGGAAAAAGACTCTGAGCCTCTACTGAAAAA TGTGTCGCTGGATATCAAACCTGGTCGGCTGGTAGCCGTAGTGGGAGCTGTGGGCTCAGGGAAATCATCACTCATGTCAGCCCTCCTAGGGGAGATGCACAGCACCAAAGGCTTCATCAACATTCGG GGCTCTCTTGCATTTGTACCACAGCAAGCTTGGATCCAAAATGCCACTCTGCGGGATAACATCTTGTTTGGCTCTCCTTATGAAGAGCAGAGGTTCGAAGACGTACTGGAGGCATGTGCTTTGGGCCCCGACCTCAAGCTGCTGTCTGCAGGAGACCTCACTGAGATTGGAGAAAAG GGTATCAATCTCTCAGGAGGTCAGAAACAGCGTGTCAGCTTGGCCAGAGCAGCTTACAGTGAGGCTGATATTTTACTGTTAGATGACCCCCTGTCTGCTGTGGACTCACATGTTGGAAAGCATCTATTTGATAAAGTTATTGGACCCAAAGGAATTCTACAAAACAAG actcGTGTCCTGGTGACTCACGGAATTAGCTTCCTGCCTTACGTAGATGAGGTAGTAGTTTTAGTAAACGGACAGGTTTCCGAGGTTGGTTCCTACCAGAGCCTTCGTGCTAGTAAAGGGgctttttcagagtttttggaCACATATGCCAAAGAGCAAAGTAATCAGACACATTCAAAAGAAG ACGATTACCAAACTATAACAGACTTAGAAATCATCGCTGAGAGAGATGACACTCAGGCAGACTCTCCTCCAGAGGACGCTGTTTCTATCAcactgaaaagagaaaacagcatCCGTCGCAGCCAAAGAGGAACTCGCTCCAG tttcagATTAAGGAAAGACAGCACTTTAAAACCAACTGAAGATGTTGGTGAGACAAAGAAAGGTCAAAGGCTAATAGAGAAGGAGACTATGGAAACGGGGCAG GTAAAATTCTCAGTGTATCTCCAGTACCTGAGAGCCATGGGATGGGGATATACTTTTTGGATCTTCTTCATTTACTTCATCCAGAATGTTGCATTCATTGGTCAAAACTTGTGGCTGAGTGACTGGACAAATGATGCAGCAGATTACTATAACATCACATACCCTTCCCATAAGAGGGACACCAGAGTAGGAGTGTTTGGTGCTCTTGGACTGGCTCAAG GTATTTTAGTGTTCATTGGCACACTTCTCCTAGCCAATGCCTCAGTTAACGCTTCTCGGATTCTGCATTCAAGACTGCTAAACAACATTCTCAGAGTCCCTATGCTTTTCTTTGACACAACACCAATTGGGAGAGTCGTCAACCGATTTGCCAAG GACATATTCACAGTAGATGAGGCCATCCCTCAATCGTTCCGCTCCTGGATCTTGTGTCTACTAGGCGTCCTGGGGACACTGTTTGTCATCTGTCTGGCGACTCCGTTCTTCACCATCATTATCATTCCTCTGGCTgtgatttacttttttgtgcAG CGATTCTACGTAGCAACTTCACGACAGCTGCGCCGCCTGGACTCAGTGTCTCGCTCGCCTATATACTCTCACTTTGGTGAGACTGTGTCAGGTCTGTCTGTAATAAGAGCTTACAAACATCAGGAGCGCTTCCTGAAACACAATGAAGTAACTATTgatgaaaacctgaaaagtgtctATCCGTGGATCGTGTCAAACAG ATGGCTGGCCATCCGCCTGGAGTTTCTGGGAAACCTTGTGGTGTTTTTTGCTGCTCTTTTTGCTGTAATATCCAGGAACTCCCTTGATAGTGGCCTGGTTGGTCTGTCCATATCATACGCCCTTAAT GTAACTCAAACTCTCAACTGGCTGGTAAGGATGACCTCAGAGCTGGAGACTAATATTGTAGCTGTGGAGAGAGTCAGTGAATACTCTGAGCTTGAGAATGAG GCTCCCTGGGTGACTGAGCTTCGGCCTTCAGAGAAGTGGCCTGAAGCAGGAAGGCTCCAGTTTGTAGACTACAAGGTCCGATACAGACCTGAACTGGACCTGGTCCTGAAAGGGATTTCCTGTGATATTGGCAGCACTGAGAAG ATTGGTATAGTGGGCCGCACTGGAGCTGGAAAATCAAGCCTGACAAACTGCCTGTTTCGCATAATTGAAGCAGCTGATGGACATATCCTCATTGATGATGTAGATATCTCTAAAATTGGACTGCATGATCTAAGAAACAGACTCACAATCATCCCACAG GATCCAGTCTTGTTCTCTGGGACACTGAGGATGAACTTGGATCCATTTGACAAATTCAGCGATGGGGAGCTCTGGAGAGTGCTTGAGCTGTCTCATCTGAAGGATTATGTAGCTGGGCTGAAGGAAGGATTAAAGCATGAGGTTGCAGAGGGAGGAGAAAACCTCAG TGTTGGTCAGAGGCAGCTGCTGTGCCTGGCTCGGGCTCTGCTGAGAAAGTCTCGAATCCTGATCCTGGATGAGGCCACTGCAGCCGTTGACCTGGAGACAGACGACCTGATTCAGAATACAATCCGCAAAGAGTTCTCCCACTGCACGGTGCTCACCATCGCCCACCGTCTGCACAGCATCATGGACAGCTCCAG GGTGATGGTCCTTGATGCTGGTCAAATTGTAGAATTTGATTCTCCAAGCAATCTGATGCAAAAGAGAGGCCATTTCTACTCGATGGCAAAAGATGCTGGAATAACAGCAGAAAGCCTAACAGCTCTCTAA